Proteins encoded in a region of the Zea mays cultivar B73 chromosome 2, Zm-B73-REFERENCE-NAM-5.0, whole genome shotgun sequence genome:
- the LOC100280158 gene encoding uncharacterized LOC100280158 (The RefSeq protein has 2 substitutions compared to this genomic sequence), translating into MDGHGGGAGAGKLTRTPSSLLRSPTVRNCSSFQAVVVDDPEPDDKKAQAHPKPPPHHLHPGGGPAHPRLVLALPLAFLLVLLLLRGGGDGHHLALLSASAAVALAAAAGAARLLRGRLRRSPGSGSVQWFIGDDDDKPQKRADKAAAPHGRVVREGVEFYSNGDCYEGEFHQGRCNGSGVYNFFGKGKYEGDWVDGKYDGYGIESWARGSRYRGQYRQGLRHGHGVYRFYSGDCYAGEWAGGQSHGIGAQTCSDGSSYVGEFKCGVKHGIGSYHFRNGDRYAGEYFGDKIHGFGVYRFANGHCYGGSWHEGKKQGFGMYTFRNGDRRSGDWDSGTLETPLPPADPSVQRAVQAAQRAAENAFRLPRVDEQVHKAVIAANRAATAARVAAIKAVQNRMDGKFCDTCV; encoded by the exons ATGGACGGCCACGGCGGCGGGGCGGGGGCCGGCAAGCTGACGCGGACGCCGTCCTCGCTGCTGCGCTCGCCCACGGTGCGCAACTGCTCCTCGTTCCAGGCCGTGGTTGTCGACGACCCGGAGCCCGACGACAAGAAGGCGCAGGCGCACCCCAAGCCCCCGCCCCACCACTTGCACCCCGGTGGCGGCCCCGCCCACCCGCGGCTCGTCCTCGCGCTCCCGCTCGCCTTCCTGCTCGTGCTGCTCCTCctccgcggcggcggcgacggccacCACCTCGCCCTCCTTTCGGCGTCCGCGGCCGTcgcgctcgccgccgccgcggggGCCGCGCGCCTGCTCCGGGGACGTCTGCGCCGCTCGCCAGGCTCCGGCTCGGTCCAGTGGTTCATCGGGGACGACGACGACAAGCCGCAGAAGCGGGCGGACAAGGCCGCCGCGCCGCACGGCCGCGTCGTGCGGGAGGGCGTCGAGTTCTACAGCAATGGGGACTGCTACGAGGGCGAGTTCCACCAGGGCCGCTGCAACGGCAGCGGCGTCTACAACTTCTTCGGCAAGGGCAAGTACGAGGGCGACTGGGTCGACGGCAAGTACGACGGCTACGGCATCGAGAGCTGGGCGCGGGGCAGCCGGTACCGCGGCCAGTACCGCCAGGGCCTCCGCCACGGCCACGGCGTCTACCGCTTCTACAGCGGCGACTGCTACGCGGGCGAGTGGGCCGGCGGCCAGAGCCACGGCATCGGCGCGCAGACCTGCTCCGACGGGAGCTCCTACGTCGGGGAGTTCAAGTGCGGCGTCAAGCACGGCATCGGGAGCTACCATTTCAG AAACGGTGATCGGTATGCGGGCGAGTACTTTGGGGACAAGATCCACGGGTTTGGCGTCTACCGCTTCGCCAATGGCCACTGCTACGAAGGCTCCTGGCACGAAGGCAAGAAGCAGGGATTTGGGATGTACACGTTCCGGAACGGCGACAGGCGATCGGGGGACTGGGATTCTGGGACTCTCAAGACCCCCTTGCCCCCCGCTGATCCTTCCGTCCAGCGTGCTGTACAG gcCGCTCAGCGTGCTGCGGAGAACGCATTTCGCCTGCCTAGAGTTGATGAGCAGGTCCACAAGGCGGTCATAGCCGCCAACAGGGCGGCCACGGCCGCTCGAGTAGCGGCGATCAAAGCAGTTCAGAACAGGATGGATGGGAAGTTTTGCGATACCTGTGTGTGA
- the LOC103647471 gene encoding uncharacterized protein isoform X1 yields MTFRGILSSLVVTYYYVWLLMGLAYRRKCLRIERRLRNRERRMENLNELIRETDRKCISELRMDRRTFFILCEMLRDVGGLKATRNMTIEEIVAHFLYTLAHHLKNRTIGRFFFRSGETVSRQFNLCLLAVLKLQHLLLKTPEPIPENSTDNTWKNFKNCLGALDGTAIKNNPDAKGLYGVSFPYYDELSMVYSKDMATGEGAEDMTDAVQNLEEELVRVNANDEEDGEDMTSVETPRRSVDSTSSSSKKRKKEWKGKKTSSSDPLLDVFNEVSGDLKVATMSIGKMAQAMDREASNQEKARDEDPQQKLREKAINEVRRLEFTGSEVIKAAGVFVRMPDQMGMLFALPEPLRREYIVDMLRDEAARRERERSK; encoded by the exons ATGACATTTAGGGGTATCTTGAGTTCTCTCGTTGTCACGTACTATTATGTCTGGCTGCTCATGGGATTAGCATATAGAAGAAAATGTTTGAGAATAGAAAGAAGGTTAAGAAATAGGGAGCGTAGGATGGAGAATTTAAATGAACTCATTCGTGAGACTGATAGAAAATGTATTAGTGAGCTTCGTATGGATAGAAGAACTTTCTTTATTTTGTGTGAGATGCTTAGAGATGTTGGTGGGCTAAAGGCCACACGCAATATGACCATAGAGGAGATAGTGGCTCATTTTTTGTATACATTGGCTCATCATTTGAAGAACCGAACAATTGGAAGGTTTTTCTTTCGAAGCGGCGAGACAGTTAGTAGACAGTTCAACTTATGCCTTCTAGCTGTTCTAAAGTTGCAACATTTGCTTCTTAAGACCCCTGAGCCAATTCCAGAGAATAGCACTGATAATACCTGGAAAAACTTTAAG AATTGTTTGGGTGCATTAGACGGAACCGCTATCAAG AATAATCCAGATGCAAAAGGGTTGTATGGAGTTTCCTTTCCTTACTATGATGAACTTTCAATGGTATATTCCAAGGACATGGCCACAGGTGAAGGTGCGGAAGACATGACAGATGCTGTTCAAAACTTGGAAGAAGAGTTAGTTCGTGTAAATGCTAATGATGAAGAGGATGGAGAGGATATGACATCTGTAGAGACACCAAGGCGTTCTGTTGACTCAACATCATCTAGCTCCAAGAAGCGGAAGAAAGAGTGGAAAGGAAAGAAGACTTCATCAAGTGACCCGCTTCTTGATGTGTTCAATGAAGTGAGTGGTGATCTCAAGGTTGCCACCATGTCAATTGGAAAAATGGCGCAAGCTATGGATCGTGAGGCATCCAACCAAGAGAAGGCAAGAGATGAGGATCCACAACAAAAGCTAAGAGAGAAGGCGATCAATGAGGTCCGGAGACTTGAATTTACTGGCTCAGAAGTTATCAAAGCAGCTGGTGTGTTTGTTAGGATGCCAGATCAAATGGGGATGTTGTTTGCACTTCCAGAACCACTGAGGAGGGAATACATTGTCGACATGCTACGTG ATGAAGCCgcaaggagagagagagagaggtcaaAGTGA
- the LOC103647471 gene encoding uncharacterized protein isoform X2 — protein MTFRGILSSLVVTYYYVWLLMGLAYRRKCLRIERRLRNRERRMENLNELIRETDRKCISELRMDRRTFFILCEMLRDVGGLKATRNMTIEEIVAHFLYTLAHHLKNRTIGRFFFRSGETVSRQFNLCLLAVLKLQHLLLKTPEPIPENSTDNTWKNFKNNPDAKGLYGVSFPYYDELSMVYSKDMATGEGAEDMTDAVQNLEEELVRVNANDEEDGEDMTSVETPRRSVDSTSSSSKKRKKEWKGKKTSSSDPLLDVFNEVSGDLKVATMSIGKMAQAMDREASNQEKARDEDPQQKLREKAINEVRRLEFTGSEVIKAAGVFVRMPDQMGMLFALPEPLRREYIVDMLRDEAARRERERSK, from the exons ATGACATTTAGGGGTATCTTGAGTTCTCTCGTTGTCACGTACTATTATGTCTGGCTGCTCATGGGATTAGCATATAGAAGAAAATGTTTGAGAATAGAAAGAAGGTTAAGAAATAGGGAGCGTAGGATGGAGAATTTAAATGAACTCATTCGTGAGACTGATAGAAAATGTATTAGTGAGCTTCGTATGGATAGAAGAACTTTCTTTATTTTGTGTGAGATGCTTAGAGATGTTGGTGGGCTAAAGGCCACACGCAATATGACCATAGAGGAGATAGTGGCTCATTTTTTGTATACATTGGCTCATCATTTGAAGAACCGAACAATTGGAAGGTTTTTCTTTCGAAGCGGCGAGACAGTTAGTAGACAGTTCAACTTATGCCTTCTAGCTGTTCTAAAGTTGCAACATTTGCTTCTTAAGACCCCTGAGCCAATTCCAGAGAATAGCACTGATAATACCTGGAAAAACTTTAAG AATAATCCAGATGCAAAAGGGTTGTATGGAGTTTCCTTTCCTTACTATGATGAACTTTCAATGGTATATTCCAAGGACATGGCCACAGGTGAAGGTGCGGAAGACATGACAGATGCTGTTCAAAACTTGGAAGAAGAGTTAGTTCGTGTAAATGCTAATGATGAAGAGGATGGAGAGGATATGACATCTGTAGAGACACCAAGGCGTTCTGTTGACTCAACATCATCTAGCTCCAAGAAGCGGAAGAAAGAGTGGAAAGGAAAGAAGACTTCATCAAGTGACCCGCTTCTTGATGTGTTCAATGAAGTGAGTGGTGATCTCAAGGTTGCCACCATGTCAATTGGAAAAATGGCGCAAGCTATGGATCGTGAGGCATCCAACCAAGAGAAGGCAAGAGATGAGGATCCACAACAAAAGCTAAGAGAGAAGGCGATCAATGAGGTCCGGAGACTTGAATTTACTGGCTCAGAAGTTATCAAAGCAGCTGGTGTGTTTGTTAGGATGCCAGATCAAATGGGGATGTTGTTTGCACTTCCAGAACCACTGAGGAGGGAATACATTGTCGACATGCTACGTG ATGAAGCCgcaaggagagagagagagaggtcaaAGTGA